Proteins encoded within one genomic window of Verrucomicrobiota bacterium:
- a CDS encoding TlyA family RNA methyltransferase, giving the protein MKSPRTRLDQVLVERGLCDSRERAQRAVLAGAVRINEQLARKPSDPVAATDLVTVEAPERYVSRGGYKLEYALQHFHIDPRGCVAIDLGASTGGFTDCLLQHGVERVYAVDVGQGQIAWKLRRDARVVVMEKTNARDLTSAQFPASFTAADLVVIDCSFISLQKILPAALGLVHNRGQIIALVKPQFEAGKAEADKGAGVITDPAVHSRVLQELRDFTGALPKLVWRGSTESPLLGPAGNKEFLVWLEKSQ; this is encoded by the coding sequence CGTTGAGCGCGGCCTGTGTGACAGCCGCGAACGCGCGCAGCGCGCCGTGCTGGCCGGAGCCGTTCGCATCAACGAGCAACTCGCGCGCAAGCCGAGCGATCCAGTGGCGGCGACGGACCTCGTCACAGTCGAGGCCCCCGAACGCTACGTCAGCCGCGGCGGGTACAAGCTGGAGTATGCGTTACAGCACTTTCACATTGACCCGCGCGGTTGCGTGGCCATTGATCTGGGCGCCTCGACCGGCGGATTCACGGACTGTTTGCTGCAGCATGGAGTTGAGCGGGTTTATGCGGTGGACGTCGGCCAGGGGCAGATCGCCTGGAAGCTGCGACGCGACGCGCGCGTGGTGGTGATGGAAAAGACCAACGCGCGCGATCTGACTTCGGCACAATTCCCCGCCTCCTTCACCGCCGCGGATCTGGTCGTGATCGATTGCTCATTTATTTCCCTGCAAAAGATTCTTCCGGCGGCGCTTGGACTGGTCCATAATCGCGGCCAGATCATTGCTTTGGTGAAACCGCAGTTCGAGGCGGGCAAAGCAGAGGCGGACAAAGGCGCCGGCGTGATCACCGACCCGGCGGTTCATTCGCGCGTGCTGCAAGAGCTGCGTGATTTCACCGGCGCGCTGCCGAAGCTGGTCTGGCGCGGATCGACCGAGTCCCCGCTGCTGGGACCGGCC